One Triticum dicoccoides isolate Atlit2015 ecotype Zavitan chromosome 4B, WEW_v2.0, whole genome shotgun sequence genomic window carries:
- the LOC119292609 gene encoding anaphase-promoting complex subunit 10-like, whose protein sequence is RRVRHAGGRAPAAPLLVPLVAPTAGRLKGCPELTVEGDMREMAKMAAWSVSSCKPGNGVASIRDDSLNTYWQSVGPHLVNIQFQKKVQLRLVVLYVDFKLDESYTPSKISIRVSDDFHNLKVTPRF, encoded by the exons CGCCGCGTGCGCCACGCTGGCGGCCGCGCGCCCGCCGCTCCCCTTCTCGTGCCGCTGGTGGCGCCGACGGCGGGGCGGCTGAAGGGATGCCCGGAGCTGACGGTGGAGGGCGATATGCGGGAGATGGCCAAGATGGCGGCCTGGAGCGTCAGCTCCTGCAAGCCCGGCAACGGCGTCGCCTCCATCCGCGATGACAGCCTCAATACCTACTGGCAGTCA GTCGGACCGCACCTGGTCAACATCCAGTTCCAGAAGAAGGTGCAAC TTCGGCTTGTTGTGCTCTACGTGGATTTTAAGCTGGACGAGAGCTACACACCCAGCAAGATCTCCATCCGGGTCAGCGACGACTTCCACAATCTCAAGGTAACACCTCGTTTCTGA